The DNA region GTGGCCCCAGGCGGCTGGGGAATGGGGCCCCGGGCAGGGGAGGGCCCCGTCGTGAGCGAGCAGGAGTTGCAGAAGGTCTCTGCCGCCCTTGATGAGCTGAGGTGAGTGGGATCCTGGGATGGGCCCAGGGGGTGGAGCCTCGAAGAGGAGTGTTCTGGGGGCGGTGACCCGGAAGGGCAGGACTTCGAAGAACCGAGTTTTGAATATAGGGCAGGTGGCAGGGAGGTCCGCGTCGGGTGAAAATGAGGTGGGCGGGTTTTGGGACGTGGCAGGTCTTTGGAGGCTCCAACTCCCTGGCGCGAGCGGTATCTTGAGGAGGCAGTGTCTGGAGGAGCtgatgtggggctgggaggcaggccGAGAGAAGGCCAGGATACCTGATAAGGGGATAGAGGCAGGGTTCTGGAGGACATGAGAGGATCCCAATAAATGAACAGGACAGGAGAATTCGGGGACAGGGTGGGTCCGGAGCCACGGGCGTGGTCTTGGCGGGGCGCGGCGGACGGGGGCGTGTCCAAACCTAGCCCTGACGCGTTCCTTACCTCTACGCCTACAGGAGGGAGGTGTCCTCCCTGACCGCCCGGTGGCATCAGGAGGAGGGGGCCGTGCAGGAGGCCCTACGGCTGCTCGGGGGCCTGGGCGGCAGGCTCGACGGCTTCCTGGGCCAGTGGGAGCGGGCGCAGCGCGAGCAGGCTCAGGCCGCGCGGGGCCTGCAAGAGCTGCGGGGCCGGACGGACGAGCTGTACACCATGTAAGGGCCCAGATGCGCGCACGGGGCGGGGACGTGGGAGGGCGGAGCCTTGAGGGAAAGGGGTGGGCCAATCAGCTGGAGCCAATCGGGTGGGAGCGCATATACTGACAGGTGGAAGCCCCAATTAGAGAGTAGGGAGGGGCGTGTTATACCTAAGAAGGACTGAGGGGCGGAGCCACTTAGAGAAGAGGTGAGTTCCACACCTTAAAAGCAAGGGACGGAGCCAAGTAGGAACAGGGGAAACCAGTTAGAGAACAGGGAGGTGCGTTCCCGACAATAAAACGCAAAAGGAGGTACCAATCAGAGCAGAGGGGGCAAGGCAGAGCGGGGTATTGCAAACTGGATGGAGACAGAGGTGCTGGGCTAATTTTGGGTGGAGCCTTGCTGGGACTACAGGTTTCCCTGCCATCCAAAAGTAGAGCAGTTCCTGTGAAACCTTCTGTAAGCCAAAATAGCATAAAgcgaagaagcaattaccttagaatacatcttgctaacagatgcacaaaataaattgagataaagcaCAGGTGCCCATAGACAACACAATTCAAAGCTATGGTGGCTTGGTGCTGAGATACTGAGTGTAGTTCTCAGAGAAGGGGCTTGGTGGCGCCACTCTCGCTGCTTGGAGTGTGTCCTGCTTCGGTAACAGCTTGCTACAAAACAAATGCTTTGCGCTTTTtttcataaaagggaaaatcctCTTCGGACTTCTTTtggttagtgaaaacaggtactaatgtaggccTTTGGTAAAAATGAAGTGGGGTAAAGCGAACTTTCAAAAACCGGAGGATGCCTGTATACTGTTGGAGAGGCGACCTCACTGTACTGCTTACTCTCACACCGCAGGGTGGAGCGGTCAGCAGTGTCTGTGGCTTCACTGAGGAGCGAACTGGAGGCGCTGGGCCCAGTGAAACCGATTCTGGAGGAGCTTGGGCGGCAATTTCAGAGCTCTCGTAGAGGGTCTGACCTCTCTATGAACCTGGATCGGGCTCCCCAAGGCTCCTGTGCCCGCTGTGCCAGGTAAGGGGGCAGCGCCTGGCTCCAGGTGCATTCTGCATCGTATTGAGGACCAAGCATTGAAGGAGATGAGACTTTAGCAAGAGTGGAGAGGGAAATTCATTGTGGGAGACAGGGCATCCCCACGTATTGTAGGATGGGCCAGTCTCGCGGCATTATGGGAGTCAcatttcttccctccccacaaGGTGAAGTCAGTGTCTTGTGGAACGCAAGAAAGACTTGTTATGTTTCGAGCATCTTGGATTTCCAGTGCACTGTGGGAAGGCTGGGCAGTGGTACTGGGTGGGAGGCAGGTTTTCTCAGTGCATCGTAGGAAAATGAGACCTTGGGGTGTTGGAAGCCGACAGATACCATGCTTGATCTGTATTGGGAAGGGTGCAGGGCACTTCCAATACAACATGGGATCGGTTTTAACTAGTGCATTGTGGGAAATGTGAGTTTCTGATGAACCGAGGACCGTGTGGTGGAAATCCCCAGGCACTGTGGTAACTCCCCACGCTGTGGAAACCAGAGCATACCGGATGAACTATAGTTTGGCCCCAGTGCATGGTGGGAAGGTTGCCTGGGTGCATAGTGGAAACGGGACCTGGGTGGAGGCTGGGCAGATGGGCATGGTGTATCCTGGGAATGGAGTTGGTCCGAGGCCTCTTTCACCTGGTGactacccctcccccagccagggACAGCAGTTGTCCACGGAGTCCTTGCAGCAGCTGCTGGAGCGAGCGCTGACCCCGCTAGTGGACGAGGTGAAGCAGAGGGGCCTGGCTCCTGCCTGCCCCAGCTGCCAGAGGCTGCACAAGAAGATTCTGGTACCAAGGACCATGGGCCACCATGCCCCACTTTTTGGTCAGGGCAGGGCGGGGGAGCCCCAGGCACAAGGATACTGCTGGTGTGTGGCAGGATGGGAAGGATGAGCTGTGGGCAGCAGGTGTTGGGGGAACACTTGGCTCTAATACGTCGGGACAGGGTGAGAGGGGAGCTGTTTGGTGTTTAGTGAGTCATAGGTCAATCATTAGGGAAGCTTGGGTGATGGATATGGGCCCAAAGCATGAAGGGACATGGATCTGGTGCACTGTGGGACAGAGGAGACAAACACCAGTCTATAGCGTCATGGAATATAAGCCTGATTTTCAATGAGCCTTAAGAGAGGCAGTGCATTATATGGGATCACCGAGATCAGACAGTGGACCCAGCGAGTAGCAGGTCACAGTAAGCTAATGCATTATGGGAAATGGAACCGCAGCTCTTCGTGAGGCATTGCACACAGACTCAGGCCCAATAACTGATGGAACTTGAGGCTGGTGTATATTCTGAAACATAGAGATCTAGTATATTATGGGATATTGGCTTAATGTATGATGGGATATGAGTTGTAGTGGGTGAAACAGACAAATGAGGCAGTAACGGACAGTCATGTGGCAGACCTAGAGGACTAAGACATGATAGGACATGGGGGCTGGTACATTGTGGGATATAGGGAACCAGAGCACTGAGGACTATTATTGTGACCGAGAGGCTGGCCTAATAGATAGGATGTGGGGGTCACATCCCATAATGTGAATTATGGGATGTAGATGATCACCATGTGATGGGATACCGGGGCCCAGACATCAAATGCATGATGGCTCATGGGCATTAGGGGACAATGTGATAGATGCTGATTTAGTGCTTACAGGGACAAAGAAGGCCAGTGCAATAGGGGACAGACAGTGGGACAGACACAAGTCTAGTGCACAATGGGACTTGGGAGGCCCAGTGCACCGTGGGATGCTGGGGTCAGCCTCAGGCTCAAGGTATGATGGGATACTCTGGGGGAGGAATGCGGGCCCTAGGGGACCCTGCCCCTTGCCCTCCGCGATCCAGATCCCCCTCCACTCCCAGCCCGGTCCAGCAAGCCCAGCAGCACCTACACTCCTCTCCCCAGGAGCTGGAGCGCCAGGCCTTGGCCAAACATGTCAGGGCAGAGGCCCTGAGCTCCACCCTTCGGCTGGCCCAAGACGAAGCCTTGCGGGCCAAGAACCTGCTGCTGACGGACAAGATGAAGCCGGAGtgaggaaggaggctgagggcaTGGGAGGAGGGTGAGGTCTTGGGGAAAGGGCTTGAGTTACCCCCGGCTTCCACACCAGCCCCGAGGCATCGGGCCTCCCGAGCACTAACTGCCCACCCTCTCGttacagggagaaggtggccgcTCTGGACTATCTACACTTGAAGATGTGCTCCCTCCACGATCAACTCAGCAACCTACCACTTGAGGGGTCCACGGGGacaatggggggagggggtggtgggggaacTCCCCCAAAACGTGGGGGCCCAACCCCTGAGCAATAAATGGCCCCTCATGCTGGAATGAATTCCATCTCCTTTTTGGCACCAAAAGAGGGCTAGTAAAATTGCACACACACCGTGCACCAGCCTCTGTGCTCACTATGACTTGATCCTCAGCCAACAGGGTGTCGATGGTGGTACAGTTCTTTAATttcttgggggttttttttgttttttaatatttatttatttgtttactttttttatttggctgcaccggatcTTAATTGCTGCtcacaggatcttttagttgtggcatgtgggatcttcgttgtggcatgcgggatctagttccctgaccagggatcgaacccaggccccctgcattgggagctcagagtcttaaccactggaccaccagggaagtccagtacaGTTCTTTGAAAAGGAGGCAGAGGGTAGAAATAAGGTTCTGTGGTGCAGTTTGAGCCTGTCAAGCCAACATTTTTTAGGATGACTTTTACTAGATAATGATATTGTCTACCACTGTGTAAAAAAAGTaccctcccctccaaaaaacTTAGCTGCTTATAACATATTATCTCACATAATtcctgagggtcaggaatctgggagtggCGTAGCTAGATGGTACTGGCTCAGGGTCCTCATGAGTTTGCAGTCAggatgtcagctggggctgctgtCACCTGAAGACTTGCCTGGGGCTGGATGTTACACTTCCAAGATGGCGCATTCACATGGCTtttggctggaggcctcagtttctcatggCAGCTAACTTCCCCCAGGGCAAGCAGTCTAAGAACAAGCAGGAAGCTAAGGTGCCTTTAATGACCTAGTCTTTGAAGTTGCAtaccatcattttctctttttatattgaCTAGAACTGAGTCACTAAGTCCAGATCATACTCACATGGtgtgtcaaagaatttgcagaCATATTTTGAAGAGAATGTCAATTTGTGGAGATATTTTAAACCACCACactaatactattttttttttttttttttactaatactatttttaaatgtacagttgaAATATAATATAAACAGAAAAGTTCACAAGTTAAAAGTGAAcagcttggacttccctggtggcgcagtggttaagaatctgcctgccaatgcaggggacacgggttcaagccctggtcggggaagatcccacatgccacggagcaactaagcccgtgcaccacaactactgagcctgtgctctagagcccacaagccacaactactgagcccgtgtgccacaactactgaagcccgcgggcctagagcctgtgctccgcaacaagagaagccaccgcaatgagaagcctgtgcgcagcaacaaagaccaaatgcagccaaaaataaatttttttaaaaagccagtcgtttaaaaaaaagtgaacagcTCAATGAATTATCATGAAATGGACGtgtttgtgtaaccaccaccgaGATTTAGAAACTACACCTGACCAGCATTCCCTGAATCTCAATCACTACCCTTTCCTTCTACCCCAAAGGTAACCCCTATTCTTCTAACACCATtgcaataaggtaagaaaagAGAGACTATaggataggaaaggaagaaaactatcattattctgagatGGCATAACTGTACATATAATCATAGAGAATCCAATAGAAtctataaatttctaaaaatcagtgAGCTTAGCAAGGAAGCTGAATAAAAGGTGacataaaaaaattatctctGTATGCCAGTGATgaaagtttagaaaatgaaaaactttcaAAGGTGCTAGTTCTAAGTAgcataaaactaaaaaatgtcTAGGAATCCAACAAAAGATAAGTTATGATCTCTacatcaaactttaaaatattattgcgAGAAGTTAAAGACCTTAACAATGGGGAGTTATACCATATTCATGGTTTATAAGATATCATTATAAAGATGTTACTTCTCTCCAATTGATTTGTAGATTCGAAGATAGCAGATACGAGATTTATTAATGTGGTTTTGTTTGTACCAACATGACAATGGGAACTGTGGGATCTAAAATCTCTCAGAGGATgaataattattctcattttatatagtGCTGTGGACTCTATgtgtccctcaaaattcatatgttcaagccctaatccccaatgtggtGGTATTTAGAGATGGGGCCGTTGGGAGGTAatcagatgaggtcatgagggtggagcctcatgatgggattagtgcctttttAAGAAGAGACAATCTCTCTCCCTACCAtatgaggatacagcaagaaggcagccacctGCAAACAAGGAAGCAAGCTTTTCACCAGGCACTAAATCTGCCAGCTTTTCACCAGGCACTAAATCTGCCAGCTTTTCACCAGGCACTAAATCTGCCAGCTTTTCACCAGGCACTAAATCTGCCAGCACTTTGCCCtgggatttcccagcctccagaactgtgagaaataaattgtttaaacTACCCAGTCTCTggaattttgttatagcagcctgaactgaggAAGCTACAGAGGAGGAACTAGGTCCAGAGAGGATAAATTATTTACACAAGGATACATAGTTAGTGGGTGAAAGAACCAGAATTACAACACATTTTATATTCCTCCTAGAGACAATGTATTCTAGGGATAACTGTAATCCCATTTACCCCCTACATAGATATCATTTCTTTGAAGTTCAAGCAGATGAACACCTAATCCCAGAATCCCATTTTGGGGATCTGTTTCCTGAGGTCACTCTTGGCACCAAGAACCACAGCAGTCAAGACtcaactgagggacttccctggcagtccagtggttaagactccatgcttccactgcagggggcacaggttagatccctggtcgtggaactaagatcctgcaatccacatggcgcagccaaaaaatagaaaattttaaaaattaaaaaaaaggtgggcttccctggtggcgcagtggttgagaatctgcctgctaatgcaggggacacgggttcgagccctggtctgggaagatcccacatgccacggagcagctaggcccgtgagccacaactactgagcctgcgcgtctggagcctgtgctccgcaacaagagaggccacgatagtgagaggcccgcgcaccacgatgaagagtggcccccgcttgccgcaactagagaaagccctcgcacagaaacgaagacccaacacagccaaaaataaacaaataaataaataaataaatattttttaaaaaaaggtaaacacGGTAAAAGACTCAACTGAATATCACTATCCTTGTGGCCATTTTTAGTGCCCTAAAGGTTAATTGCAGTAGCTACTTGATCCCCCAAGTCACTTATTTCAGTTGGAACCTCATCACAGTCAACACGGATGCTAATATATGATTTACCATGATGCCACCGCAGAGTATGGATTACTAGCATCCCATTTTTTGGCAAGGAGCTCATCACTACGTTCAAATCCTAAAAAACAACTAAACCACCTCCAAACCCCATCTTTTGACAATTTGCTTCTTCTTGCCAATATTGAGGTCAGTCAAGATATATTCAGGAGACAGAAGTCACACCAGTTATTTTCACAGAGATGATTTCATATAAAGAAATGTTACTTAGGTATGAAGTGTTGGTAACCAGGTAACTGAAAAGGCAAAAAGAGAGCCCTATGCTATCATGGTCATAGTAACTATGGGAAGCAGCTAACACCACTGGTGCAGGAAAAACAAAGGATATAGGTTAGAATTAtgaaaactagggcttccctggtggcgcagcggttgagaatctgcctgctaatgcaggggacacgggttcgagccctggtctgggaagatcccacatgccgcagagcaactaggcccgtgagccacaactactgagcctgcgcgtctggagcctgtgctccgcaacaagagaggccgcgatagtgagaggcccgcgcaccgcgatgaagagtggccccgcttgccgcaactagagaaagccctcgcacagaagcgaagacccaacacagccaaaaataaataaataaattaattaatttaaaaaaaaaaagaattatgaaaactAAACACTTGGATGAGAGGCTCACTGAAGATGGAACTCAGACCACGAGGAGGAGGGGATTGTTCAGATGGTGCAGGTGTATCTGACCTCAGAGGACCACCAGGGACTAGGACCTTCCTTGGAAGCACCCTGAAATGGTGCTGGCATCTGTGAGGGTGTGCAAGATTTGGAAAAACTGCAAACTAGATTTAGCAGCTGCTACAGGAAGGAACTGCCTCAGCTGGGGTAAAGAAGCTGTGCTGGGTGATGCTGATGAGAACAAGAAACTGACAGGAAATAAGCAGAGAGCAAACGGGAAAAGCCCAGTCCCATTGCTTCCTCCAGGCTTCTTCAGTCCCTTTGGCGCCCCCTGTTGGCAGAGTCGAACACAGCCAGTCGGCAAAGAAGAAGTGCGGTTTGCAGAGTCCCAGAGTCCCAGATTCACAAGGGAGTGAATTTGAAACCAAGAGATAATAGCTTAATAACTGTGCCCACATAACTGTAGTGTGTGCCAAGGACCAGCGGCTATGAGTAATCCAATTCCGTACCCCTGAGGcccaaatatatcttttaaagcaTGCTTGAATACCTGAGAGTAATTATTTTCCTGGATAGCTAGTCTGAATGTTGTGCTGATGCTAATTCTATCCAAGttccattgtggttttaatgcaaattcaatcaaaatcccaatgagattattttttaaagaatttgatcCAATTATTCTAAAGGTCTTCTGAAGAAATAAGATGAGagaagcaaagttttttttttctacagaagAGTAATAAGATGGGTCTAAAgccaatatattaaaatataaggtAACGCTAATCATGTGGTTCTGAAGGAAGATTAAAAGGATGAtaaaatggacttccctggtggcgcagtggttaaggctccgccTGCCAaggcgggggacacgggttcaagccttggtcaggaagatcccacatgttgcagagcaactaagcccgtgtgccgcaactactgagcctgcgctctagagctcatgagccacaactgctgaagcccgtgcacctaaagcctgtgcaccacaacaagagaagccaccacaatgagaagcctgtgcaccacagcaaagagtagcctccgctcgccgcaactagagaaagcccacgtgtagcaatgaagacccaatgtggccaaaaataaaaaatataagtatagaaatttatttaaaaagatttaaaaagataaatattaaagttTCATATACAATAATATCTGAAAAATGTTATTGTAAAGCAACCAAGAATagtgaaattattcaaaatattattgggGGGGGGGTGAAAGTTTTTTTCCTACCCTGACATCAAATAGTTTTTCCACACTAACTAATTCTCTGATTCTCCAACACCAGCTAGGTGTCTAGCAactcaattcaattctgacactaacccTCCAGAGTTAGCCCGAACCCCGCAGGTTAAGACCTCAGATGCTGGCTGCAAATGGGGTGCCCAGTCTTCCCCCACTGCTGCCCAGCCAACTACAAATTCAGGAGTTCCCATGATCCATGCCTcccaggttcaataatttgctagaagaaCTCACAAAATTCAGGAAAGCACTTCAGTTACTATTACTGGCTTATTATAAAGAATACAACCCAGGAAGGGCCAAAGGGGAAAGACGCATAGATAGGGCGAAGCATGGGGGAAGAGATGCAGAGCTTCCGTGCCCCCTCTGGGcatgccaccctcccagcacctccatatGTTCACCAACTGAGAAGCTCAACAATTCAGGGGTTTTATGAAGGTTCCATTACCTAGACATGATTGAGTcaatcactggccattggtgattgaactcaatctccagtccctctcccatccccaagAGGCCAGAAGGTGGGGCTGACGATCCCAACACTCTAATCACTGCTTGGTCTTTTTGGAGACCAGGCCCCCTCCTGAAGCTACCTAGAGGCCCCTCAGCCAAGAGCCATCTCACCAGCATACCAAAAACACTTTTATCACTCCGAAACATTCCAAGGTATATTGTCTTTTAGGAATTTTTAGGACCTCTGTGGCAATGAAGGGGCAAAATAcaccactttggcataaggattatgtTGAACTGGAGGCAAATGAGAATCAACAGATGCGGAAAGAAGCCTTCTCAGAGCTACTCTTATCTGACTAAAAGCAGAAATTTCTGAGAAATGGAGACTTTCATAAATCCCCTCTCCCagggcagtttttaaaaattaattaattaattttttggctgcgttgggtctttgttgcggtgcgcgggctttctctagttgcagcaagcgggggctactcttcgttgcggtttgcgggcttctcattgcggtggcttctcttgttgaggagcatgggctctaggcacgcaggcttcagtaattgtggctcgtgggctctagagcacaggcccagtagttgtggcgcttgggcttagttgctccgcggcatgtgggatcttcccggaccagggcttgaacccgtgtcccctgcattggcagatggatttttaaccactgcaccaccagggaagtccccccagggCAGTTTTATGACCATGAAGAAGATGGAAAGTTGACACCAAGATGGgtcttatcttccattagttttgCCCATATATATATCCTAGTCACTTTCCCACAACTTATCACCCCtagtctaaaatattttcttttgtcacaTAGCATCTCCAcaatttattgttctttgttaAAAAGGTATATAAGCTCTCAGTCCTATccacttctttgggtcttcacttTTCTATGAAGGCCTCCATATGCATActtaatattaaaactttttccCTGTTACTCTCTCTTTATCAGTCTAATTTGCAGGGCCCCATGTACTGAAcataagagggtagaggaaaaaaaggtgttgtgtttttttccctctcctacACCAGGCATTAATGACAAAGACCAAATACTTTTTATCAACCACAGTGTTATcgcttaaaatatataaaatttagatcCTTTTCTGATATATTACtgtaaaataaattccaaatatatcttaggaaaaatagaagaaaattgaaatgaactTATTTGAGTAAGCCCTCTTGGGGTAGATCTGTGAAACTCATCAAACTTTTCCCCTGAAAAGTGTTATTCCATGTTATaaattgaattgtgtccccccaaaaatatattttggtgtCCTAACCCCTACTCccgtatctcagaatgtgactgaa from Balaenoptera musculus isolate JJ_BM4_2016_0621 chromosome 19, mBalMus1.pri.v3, whole genome shotgun sequence includes:
- the TSKS gene encoding testis-specific serine kinase substrate; the protein is MASVVVKTIWQSKEIHEAGDPPAGVESRSQLVPEAPGGVTSPVKGVAKKKKAVSFHGVEPRMSHEPMHWCLNLKRSSACTNVSLLNLAAMEPTDSSGTDSTVEDSGLLALPVPIPPWAPDDPDITEILSWVNSGLVHAKDSITSLKEKTTRVNQHVQTLQSECSVLSENLERRRQEAEELEGYCSQLKENCWKVTRSVEDAEIKTNVLKQNSALLEEKLRYLQMQDETPRRQEAELQELEQKLEAGLSRHGLGLATQPPGCSSPPGSPDEPPRRRGVAPGGWGMGPRAGEGPVVSEQELQKVSAALDELRREVSSLTARWHQEEGAVQEALRLLGGLGGRLDGFLGQWERAQREQAQAARGLQELRGRTDELYTMVERSAVSVASLRSELEALGPVKPILEELGRQFQSSRRGSDLSMNLDRAPQGSCARCASQGQQLSTESLQQLLERALTPLVDEVKQRGLAPACPSCQRLHKKILELERQALAKHVRAEALSSTLRLAQDEALRAKNLLLTDKMKPEEKVAALDYLHLKMCSLHDQLSNLPLEGSTGTMGGGGGGGTPPKRGGPTPEQ